The Chlorocebus sabaeus isolate Y175 chromosome 16, mChlSab1.0.hap1, whole genome shotgun sequence genome window below encodes:
- the CHD3 gene encoding chromodomain-helicase-DNA-binding protein 3 isoform X3, producing MASPLRDEEEEEEEMVVSEEEEEEEEEGDEEEEEVEAADEDDEEDDDEGVLGRGPGHDRGRDRHSPPGCHLFPPPPPPPPPPLPPPPPPPPPDKDDIRLLPSALGVKKRKRGPKKQKENKPGKPRKRKKRDSEEEFGSERDEYREKSESGGSEYGTGPGRKRRRKHREKKEKKTKRRKKGEGDGGQKQVEQKSSATLLLTWGLEDVEHVFSEEDYHTLTNYKAFSQFMRPLIAKKNPKIPMSKMMTILGAKWREFSANNPFKGSAAAVAAAAAAAAAAVAEQVSAAVSSATPIAPSGPPALPPPPAADIQPPPIRRAKTKEGKGPGHKRRSKSPRVPDGRKKLRGKKMAPLKIKLGLLGGKRKKGGSSDEGPEPEAEESDLDSGSVHSASGRPDGPVRTKKLKRGRPGRKKKKVLGCPAVAGEEEVDGYETDHQDYCEVCQQGGEIILCDTCPRAYHLVCLDPELDRAPEGKWSCPHCEKEGVQWEAKEEEEEYDEEGEEEGEKEEEDDHMEYCRVCKDGGELLCCDACISSYHIHCLNPPLPDIPNGEWLCPRCTCPVLKGRVQKILHWRWGEPPVAVPAPQQADGNPDVPAPRPLQGRSEREFFVKWVGLSYWHCSWAKELQLEIFHLVMYRNYQRKNDMDEPPPLDYGSGEDDGKSDKRKVKDPHYAEMEEKYYRFGIKPEWMTVHRIINHSVDKKGNYHYLVKWRDLPYDQSTWEEDEMNIPEYEEHKQSYWRHRELIMGEDPAQPRKYKKKKKELQGDGPPSSPTNDPTVKYETQPRFITATGGTLHMYQLEGLNWLRFSWAQGTDTILADEMGLGKTIQTIVFLYSLYKEGHTKGPFLVSAPLSTIINWEREFQMWAPKFYVVTYTGDKDSRAIIRENEFSFEDNAIKGGKKAFKMKREAQVKFHVLLTSYELITIDQAALGSIRWACLVVDEAHRLKNNQSKFFRVLNGYKIDHKLLLTGTPLQNNLEELFHLLNFLTPERFNNLEGFLEEFADISKEDQIKKLHDLLGPHMLRRLKADVFKNMPAKTELIVRVELSPMQKKYYKYILTRNFEALNSRGGGNQVSLLNIMMDLKKCCNHPYLFPVAAMESPKLPSGAYEGGALIKSSGKLMLLQKMLRKLKEQGHRVLIFSQMTKMLDLLEDFLDYEGYKYERIDGGITGALRQEAIDRFNAPGAQQFCFLLSTRAGGLGINLATADTVIIFDSDWNPHNDIQAFSRAHRIGQANKVMIYRFVTRASVEERITQVAKRKMMLTHLVVRPGLGSKAGSMSKQELDDILKFGTEELFKDENEGENKEEDSSVIHYDNEAIARLLDRNQDATEDTDVQNMNEYLSSFKVAQYVVREEDKIEEIEREIIKQEENVDPDYWEKLLRHHYEQQQEDLARNLGKGKRVRKQVNYNDAAQEDQDNQSEYSVGSEEEDEDFDERPEGRRQSKRQLRNEKDKPLPPLLARVGGNIEVLGFNTRQRKAFLNAVMRWGMPPQDAFTTQWLVRDLRGKTEKEFKAYVSLFMRHLCEPGADGSETFADGVPREGLSRQQVLTRIGVMSLVKKKVQEFEHINGRWSMPELMPDPSADSKRSSRASSPTKTSPTTPEASATNSPCTSKPATPAPSEKGEGIRTPLEKEEAENQEEKPEKNSRIGEKMDTEVDAPSPAPSLGERLEPRKIPLEDEVPGVPGEMELEPGYRGDREKSATESTPGERGEEKPMDGQEHRERPEGETGDLGKRAEDVKGDRELRPGPRDEPRSNGRREEKTEKPRFMFNIADGGFTELHTLWQNEERAAISSGKLNEIWHRRHDYWLLAGIVLHGYARWQDIQNDAQFAIINEPFKTEANKGNFLEMKNKFLARRFKLLEQALVIEEQLRRAAYLNLSQEPAHPAMALHARFAEAECLAESHQHLSKESLAGNKPANAVLHKGKGRGGPARGRAHNAASEPAGGVAERHEGGRDPPASHAIPNTPHRSPPSDVRAQHPQPAGQQGHGASPHTGLPPGSLRYTSGVRGSLQRRTRRGPGRRRRQLQPDACRVLHHSRHQRPSSAGEEGEGNGGGIGVRRAGSEGAPSRGGDLYRRLTGSQACPSPRPRPRGRPPAQVLGPAASPPPSPPLGPSLG from the exons ATGGCTTCCCCTCTGagggacgaggaggaggaggaggaggagatggtggtgtcggaggaggaagaagaggaggaagaagagggcgacgaggaggaggaggaggtggaggcggCCGACGAGGACGATGAGGAGGACGACGACGAGGGAGTACTCGGGCGCGGGCCGGGCCACGACCGGGGCCGCGACCGCCACAGCCCCCCCGGCTGCCACCTcttcccgccgccgccgccgccgccgccgccaccgctgcccccgccgccgccgcccccgccgccaG ATAAGGATGACATTCGGCTGCTGCCTTCAGCATTGGGTGTGAAGAAGAGAAAACGAGGACCCAAGAAGCAGAAGGAGAACAAGCCAGGAAAACCCCGAAAACGCAAGAAGCGT gaCAGTGAGGAGGAATTTGGTTCTGAGCGAGATGAGTACCGGGAGAAGTCAGAGAGTGGGGGCAGTGAATATGGAACCGGACCAGGTCGGAAACGAAGAAGGAAGCACcgagaaaaaaaggagaagaagacaAAGCGGCGGAAAAAGGGGGAGGGAGATGGGGGGCAAAAG CAAGTGGAACAGAAGTCATCAGCAACTCTGCTTCTGACCTGGGGCCTGGAGGATGTGGAGCATGTGTTCTCTGAGGAGGATTACCACACACTCACCAACTACAAAGCCTTCAGCCAGTTCATGAG GCCCCTGATTGCTAAGAAGAATCCTAAGATCCCAATGTCTAAGATGATGACCATCCTTGGGGCCAAATGGAGAGAGTTCAGCGCCAACAACCCCTTCAAGGGGTCAGCAGCTGCTGtggcggcggcagcggcagcagcagcagcagctgtagCTGAGCAGGTGTCAGCTGCTGTCTCATCGGCCACCCCCATAGCACCCTCCGGACCCCCCGCCCTTCCACCACCCCCTGCTGCTGATATCCAGCCCCCACCCATCCGAAGAGCCAAAACCAAAGAGGGCAAAG GTCCAGGCCATAAGAGGCGGAGTAAGAGCCCCCGAGTGCCTGATGGACGCAAGAAGCTTCGGGGAAAGAAAATGGCACCGCTCAAAATAAAACTAGGGCTGCTGGGtggcaagaggaagaaaggaggctcG AGTGACGAAGGTCCTGAACCAGAGGCTGAGGAGTCAGACCTGGACAGTGGCAGTGTCCACAGTGCCTCAGGCCGGCCTGATGGCCCTGTCCGCACCAAGAAACTAAAGAGAGGCCGgccaggaaggaagaagaagaagg TCCTGGGCTGTCCTGCAGTGgccggggaggaggaggttgaTGGCTACGAGACGGATCACCAGGATTACTGTGAGGTGTGCCAGCAGGGTGGGGAAATTATTCTGTGTGACACCTGCCCTCGTGCCTACCACCTCGTCTGCCTTGATCCTGAGCTTGACCGGGCTCCCGAGGGCAAATGGAGCTGCCCTCACTGT GAGAAGGAGGGGGTCcagtgggaggccaaggaggaagaggaggaatacgatgaggagggagaggaggaaggggagaaggaggaggaggatgatcaCATGGAGTACTGCCGCGTGTGCAAGGACGGCGGGGAGCTGCTGTGCTGTGACGCGTGCATCTCTTCCTACCACATTCATTGTCTAAACCCTCCCCTGCCTGACATTCCCAATGGTGAATGGCTGTGTCCCCGATGCACA TGCCCTGTGCTGAAGGGTCGAGTGCAGAAGATCCTGCATTGGCGGTGGGGGGAGCCGCCTGTAGCAGTGCCAGCCCCTCAACAGGCAGACGGGAATCCAGATGTCCCAGCCCCGCGTCCTCTTCAAGGCAGATCAGAGCGAGAGTTCTTTGTCAAGTGGGTGGGACTATCCTACTGGCACTGCTCCTGGGCCAAGGAGCTTCAG CTGGAAATCTTCCATTTGGTTATGTACCGAAACTACCAGCGGAAGAATGACATGGATGAGCCCCCGCCCCTGGACTATGGCTCCGGCGAGGATGATGGGAAGAGTGACAAGCGTAAAGTGAAAGACCCACACTATGCTGAGATGGAGGAGAAGTACTATCGTTTTGGCATCAAGCCAGAGTGGATGACTGTCCACCGTATCATCAACCACAG TGTGGATAAAAAGGGGAATTACCACTATCTAGTAAAATGGAGGGACTTGCCATATGACCAGTCCACGTGGGAGGAAGATGAAATGAATATCCCTGAATATGAAGAACATAAGCAAAGCTACTGGAGACACCG AGAACTAATTATGGGGGAAGACCCTGCCCAGCCCCGGAagtataagaagaagaagaaggagctACAGGGTGATGGGCCTCCCAGTTCTCCCACTAATGAT CCTACCGTGAAATATGAGACTCAGCCACGGTTTATCACAGCCACTGGAGGCACCCTGCACATGTACCAGCTGGAAGGGCTGAACTGGCTGCGCTTCTCCTGGGCCCAGGGCACTGATACCATTCTAGCTGATGAGATGGGGCTGGGCAAGACCATACAAACTATTGTCTTCCTCTACTCACTCTATAAGGAG GGCCACACAAAAGGTCCCTTCCTGGTGAGTGCCCCACTCTCTACCATCATTAACTGGGAGCGGGAGTTCCAGATGTGGGCACCCAAATTCTATGTGGTGACATACACGGGTGACAAGGATAGCCGGGCCATCATTCGTGAGAATGAATTCTCCTTTGAGGACAATGCCATCAAAGGGGGCAAGAAAGCTTTTAAGATGAAG AGGGAGGCACAGGTGAAGTTCCACGTTCTCCTGACATCGTATGAGCTGATCACCATTGATCAGGCAGCACTCGGTTCTATCCGCTGGGCCTGTCTTGTGGTAGATGAGGCCCATCGACTCAAGAACAACCAGTCCAAG TTTTTCAGGGTTCTCAATGGTTACAAGATAGATCATAAGTTGCTGCTGACAGGAACCCCATTGCAGAATAATCTGGAGGAGCTCTTCCATCTCCTGAACTTCCTCACCCCAGAGAGATTTAA CAACttggagggcttcctggaggaattTGCTGACATATCCAAAGAGGACCAGATCAAGAAACTGCATGATTTGCTGGGGCCACATATGCTACGGAGGCTCAAGGCAGATGTCTTTAAGAACATGCCAGCCAAGACAGAGCTCATCGTTCGAGTGGAGCTAAGCCCCATGCAGAA GAAATACTACAAGTACATCCTGACTCGAAATTTTGAGGCCTTGAATTCACGAGGTGGTGGGAACCAGGTGTCGCTGCTTAATATCATGATGGATCTTAAGAAGTGCTGCAACCATCCATACCTTTTTCCCGTGGCTGCTATG GAATCCCCCAAACTCCCCAGTGGGGCTTATGAGGGTGGGGCACTTATTAAGTCATCTGGGAAGCTCATGCTGCTCCAGAAGATGCTGCGAAAGCTGAAGGAGCAAGGACACCGAGTACTCATCTTCTCGCAG ATGACCAAAATGTTAGACTTGCTTGAGGACTTCTTAGACTATGAAGGCTACAAGTATGAACGCATCGATGGTGGCATCACTGGTGCCCTGAGGCAGGAGGCCATCGATCGGTTTAATG CTCCTGGAGCCCAACAATTCTGCTTCCTCCTGTCCACCCGAGCTGGAGGCCTGGGCATCAATCTGGCCACTGCTGACACTGTCATCATCTTTGATTCTGACTGGAACCCCCATAATGACATTCAG GCCTTTAGCCGGGCTCATCGGATTGGCCAGGCCAACAAAGTGATGATTTACCGGTTTGTGACTCGTGCGTCAGTGGAAGAGCGAATCACACAAGTGGCCAAAAGAAAGATGATGCTGACACACCTGGTTGTGCGGCCTGGGCTGGGCTCCAAGGCAGGCTCCATGTCTAAGCAGGAGCTTGACGACATTCTCAAATTTGGCACTGAAGAGCTGTTCAAGGATGAAAACGAGG GGGAGAACAAGGAGGAAGACAGCAGTGTGATTCATTATGACAATGAGGCCATCGCTCGGCTGTTGGACCGGAACCAGGATGCAACTGAGGACACTGACGTGCAGAACATGAATGAGTATCTCAGCTCCTTCAAAGTGGCACAGTACGTCGTGCGGGAAGAAGACAAG ATTGAGGAAATTGAGCGAGAGATCATCAAGCAGGAGGAGAATGTGGACCCTGACTACTGGGAGAAGCTGCTGAGGCATCACTATGAGCAACAGCAGGAAGACCTAGCCCGGAATCTAGGCAAGGGCAAGCGGGTTCGCAAGCAAGTTAACTACAATGATGCTGCTCAGGAAGACCAAG ACAACCAGTCAGAGTACTCGGTGGGTtcagaggaggaggatgaagactTCGATGAACGTCCTGAAG GGCGTAGACAGTCAAAGAGGCAGCTCCGGAATGAGAAAGATAAGCCACTGCCTCCACTGCTGGCCCGAGTCGGGGGCAACATTGAG GTGCTAGGCTTCAATACCCGTCAGCGGAAGGCTTTCCTCAATGCCGTGATGCGCTGGGGGATGCCACCACAGGATGCCTTCACCACACAGTGGCTGGTGCGGGACCTGAGGGGCAAGACTGAGAAGGAGTTTAA GGCCTATGTATCTTTGTTCATGCGCCATCTGTGTGAGCCTGGGGCAGACGGCTCTGAAACCTTTGCCGATGGGGTCCCTCGGGAGGGACTGAGTCGCCAGCAGGTGCTGACCCGCATTGGAGTCATGTCTCTCGTCAAGAAGAAG GTGCAGGAATTTGAGCACATCAATGGGCGTTGGTCAATGCCAGAACTGATGCCCGACCCCAGTGCTGACTCTAAGCGCTCCTCCAGAGCCTCCTCTCCTACCAAAACGTCTCCCACCACTCCTGAGGCTTCTGCTACCAACAGTCCCTGCACCTCTAAACCTG CTACTCCAGCTCCAAGTGAGAAAGGAGAAGGCATAAGGACTCCTCTTGAGAAGGAGGAAGCTGAAAACCAGGAGGAAAAGCCAGAGAAGAACAGCAGAATTGGGGAGAAGATGGACACAGAG GTTGatgcccccagcccagccccatcaCTCGGGGAGCGGCTGGAGCCAAGGAAGATTCCTCTAGAGGATGAGGTGCCAGGGGTACCTGGAGAGATGGAGCTTGAACCTGGGTACCGTGGGGACAGAGAGAAGTCAG CCACAGAGTCGACGCCAGGAGAAAGGGGGGAGGAGAAGCCGATGGATGGACAGGAACACAGGGAGAGGCCGGAGGGGGAAACAGGGGATTTGGGCAAGAGAG CAGAAGATGTAAAAGGTGACCGGGAGCTTCGACCAGGGCCTCGAGATGAGCCACGGTCCAATGGGCGACgagaggaaaagacagagaagcCCCGGTTCATGTTCAATATCGCAGATGGTGGCTTCACAG AGCTTCACACACTGTGGCAGAATGAGGAACGGGCAGCTATTTCCTCGGGCAAACTCAATGAGATCTGGCACAGAAGACACGACTACTGGCTTCTGGCTGGGATTGTCCT CCATGGCTATGCACGGTGGCAGGACATCCAGAATGATGCTCAATTTGCCATTATCAACGAGCCATTTAAAACTGAAGCCAATAAGGGGAACTTTCTGGAGATGAAAAATAAGTTCCTGGCCCGGAGGTTCAAG CTCCTGGAGCAGGCGCTGGTGATTGAGGAGCAGCTGCGGCGGGCGGCCTACCTGAACCTGTCACAGGAGCCGGCGCACCCCGCCATGGCCCTCCACGCCCGCTTCGCCGAGGCCGAGTGCCTGGCCGAGAGCCACCAGCACCTCTCCAAGGAGTCGCTGGCGGGGAACAAGCCGGCCAACGCCGTCCTGCACAAGGGTAAGGGCCGCGGCGGCCCCGCGCGGGGGAGGGCCCACAACGCTGC TTCTGAACCAGCTGGAGGAGTTGCTGAGCGACATGAAGGCGGACGTGACCCGCCTGCCAGCCACGCTATCCCGAATACCCCCCATCGCAGCCCGCCTTCAGATGTCCGAGCGCAGCATCCTCAGCCGGCTGGCCAGCAAGGGCACGGAGCCTCACCCCACACCG GCCTTCCCCCCGGGTCCCTACGCTACACCTCCGGGGTACGGGGCAGCCTTCAGCGCCGCACCCGTAGGGGCCCTGGCCGCCGCAGGCGCCAATTACAGCCAGATGCCTGCAGGGTCCTTCATCACAG CCGCCACCAACGGCCCTCCAGTGCTggtgaagaaggagaaggaaatggTGGGGGCATTGGTGTCAGACGGGCTGGATCGGAAGGAGCCCCGAGCCGGGGAGGTGATCTGTATAGACGACTGACTGGATCCCAGGCCTGCCCTTCACCCAGGCCCCGTCCCCGAGGCCGACCCCCAGCTCAAGTGCTGGGGCCTGCTGCCAGCCCTCCACCTTCCCCACCCCTTGGGCCATCACTGGGCTAG